The Longimicrobiaceae bacterium genome contains the following window.
CGGCGCCCACCCGCTCGCCGTACCCGGTCCAGAGCACCCGCCACCCGCCGCCGAAGCGCGACTCCACCGTACCGCGCACCAGCGAGAGGCCGATCACCAGCACCCCCACGGCCACGCTGTTCCACGCCGCGGCGGCGGGGAAGCCGAGCAGCCAGGGCGCCAGGAGCAGCCAGACGCCGGCCACGGTGTTCACCCGCCGGAGGGGGCGGGTGACCTCGCTGATGGCGACGATGGCGAAGGTGGCGATCACCGGCCCGGCGATGCGGTCGCTGGTCTCCGCCGCGCCCGAGTAGCCGAGCACGGCGGGGGCCGCCATCAGCCAGATCCCCAGCGCGGTGCTCCCCAGGCGCGCCCACATCGTCAGCCCTCCCCGGCGGGCGCCGCGTCCCGCTCCCCGTGCCAGAAGACGTCCCAGGTGGAGCGGCCCCGGTCGCGCTCGCGCCGCACGTACTGCAT
Protein-coding sequences here:
- a CDS encoding SPW repeat protein, which codes for MWARLGSTALGIWLMAAPAVLGYSGAAETSDRIAGPVIATFAIVAISEVTRPLRRVNTVAGVWLLLAPWLLGFPAAAAWNSVAVGVLVIGLSLVRGTVESRFGGGWRVLWTGYGERVGAGSPPPE